The Dokdonella koreensis DS-123 genome has a segment encoding these proteins:
- the ccoS gene encoding cbb3-type cytochrome oxidase assembly protein CcoS → MNIILLLIPLSLALLALAVGAFFWAVNHAQFDDLDTPALSPLADEAGSPAPASPAADRR, encoded by the coding sequence ATGAACATCATCCTGCTGCTGATTCCGCTCAGCCTCGCCTTGCTCGCGCTGGCGGTCGGCGCGTTCTTCTGGGCCGTCAACCATGCCCAGTTCGACGACCTGGACACGCCGGCGCTGAGTCCGCTGGCCGACGAGGCCGGATCGCCCGCGCCGGCATCGCCTGCGGCGGATCGGCGATGA
- a CDS encoding heavy metal translocating P-type ATPase: protein MTACFHCGEPVPADLRLTARVQDGDRPVCCIGCRAAAEWIEGLGLADYYRLRSMPAQPVATPADYRAWDRPQLTRLHVRTTAADRADVVVLVEGLRCAACAWLIERALGALPGVREVGVNVAARRVLLGYDPSRTRLSEVLAALARLGYAPHPLTADAIDSLRQRENRDALKRLVVAGLGAMQAMMYAVALYAGVFDGIDPAVRDFFRWLGFLVATPVVLYSARPFFAGALREWRSRRLSMDTPVAIAVALIYVASLVETLRGGHEIYFDSVSMFVFFLLAGRAIEMRARHRAGDVVDALARLQPPLAERRSGAAFQTVGVHELVPGDTVRVGAGAAIPADGVLAGPACRVDESLVSGESAARRRQPGDPVIAGSLVLDGPVEITVQRIGPDTVLAGVVRLVTRAAAERPRLARLADARASRFVLRVLALTAITAAAWCAFDPERAFGAALAVLVVSCPCAFALAVPTALTRAVAVLAARGVLVVDADALEALATADRFVFDKTGTLSEPEIDLARSVVLRGSRDDALAIAAALEQGSTHPLARALRRAAGERPLPAAAALRHVAGAGVEGTLDGRRYRLGRPAFVDAVATDEALVLSDRHGPLARFAIDERPREGAATLLQGLRDAGVGCGILSGDAPGRVAAMAARLGVADWRAGAQPADKLAHLAGLRGEGHVVVMVGDGVNDAPVLAGADVAVAVGEGAALAQAASGILLPAGRLDALLEARAIARCMLQTLRRNLNWALGYNLSVVPLAAFGLVPPWLAAIGMSLSSVVVIVHSLRIGRAPRAPAPAASADALPAAAREATA, encoded by the coding sequence ATGACCGCCTGCTTCCATTGCGGTGAACCGGTCCCGGCGGACCTGCGGCTGACCGCGCGCGTGCAGGACGGCGACCGGCCGGTCTGCTGCATCGGCTGCCGTGCCGCCGCCGAATGGATCGAGGGCCTCGGCCTGGCCGACTACTACCGCCTGCGCAGCATGCCGGCGCAGCCGGTCGCGACGCCGGCCGACTACCGGGCCTGGGATCGTCCGCAGCTGACACGCCTGCACGTGCGGACGACGGCGGCCGATCGGGCCGACGTGGTGGTCCTGGTCGAGGGCCTGCGCTGCGCCGCCTGTGCGTGGCTGATCGAGCGCGCGCTCGGCGCGCTGCCGGGGGTGCGCGAGGTCGGTGTCAACGTGGCGGCGCGGCGCGTCCTGCTCGGCTACGACCCGTCCCGGACGCGGCTGTCGGAGGTGCTGGCCGCGCTGGCGCGCCTGGGCTACGCGCCGCATCCGCTGACCGCCGACGCGATCGATTCGCTGCGCCAGCGCGAGAACCGCGACGCGCTCAAGCGCCTGGTGGTCGCCGGTCTCGGCGCGATGCAGGCGATGATGTACGCCGTGGCGCTGTATGCCGGCGTGTTCGACGGCATCGATCCGGCGGTGCGCGATTTCTTCCGCTGGCTCGGTTTCCTGGTGGCGACGCCGGTGGTGCTGTATTCGGCGCGGCCGTTCTTCGCCGGCGCGCTGCGGGAATGGCGGTCGCGGCGGCTGTCGATGGACACGCCGGTGGCGATCGCGGTCGCGCTGATCTATGTCGCCAGCCTGGTCGAGACGCTGCGCGGCGGCCACGAGATCTATTTCGACTCGGTCAGCATGTTCGTGTTCTTCCTGCTCGCCGGGCGCGCGATCGAGATGCGCGCGCGCCATCGCGCCGGCGACGTCGTCGATGCGCTGGCGCGGCTGCAGCCGCCGCTGGCCGAGCGCCGCAGCGGCGCGGCGTTCCAGACCGTCGGCGTGCACGAGCTGGTGCCCGGCGACACGGTGCGCGTCGGTGCGGGCGCGGCGATTCCGGCCGACGGCGTGCTGGCCGGACCGGCCTGCCGGGTCGACGAGTCCCTGGTCAGCGGCGAGTCGGCCGCCCGGCGGCGCCAGCCGGGCGATCCGGTGATCGCCGGCAGCCTGGTGCTGGACGGTCCGGTCGAGATCACGGTGCAGCGGATCGGTCCTGACACGGTGCTGGCCGGCGTCGTGCGCCTGGTCACGCGGGCGGCCGCCGAGCGGCCGCGCCTGGCGCGGCTGGCCGACGCGCGGGCGTCGCGCTTCGTGCTGCGCGTGCTGGCGCTGACCGCGATCACCGCGGCCGCCTGGTGCGCGTTCGATCCGGAGCGCGCGTTCGGGGCGGCGCTGGCCGTGCTGGTCGTCAGCTGTCCGTGCGCGTTCGCGCTGGCGGTGCCGACCGCACTGACCCGCGCCGTGGCGGTGCTCGCCGCGCGGGGCGTGCTGGTGGTCGATGCCGACGCGCTGGAGGCGCTGGCGACGGCGGACCGGTTCGTCTTCGACAAGACCGGCACCCTGTCCGAGCCGGAGATCGATCTCGCGCGCAGCGTGGTGCTGCGCGGCAGCCGCGACGATGCGCTTGCGATCGCCGCGGCGCTCGAGCAGGGCAGTACGCATCCGCTGGCGCGCGCGCTCCGCCGGGCCGCCGGCGAGCGGCCCCTGCCGGCCGCCGCGGCGCTGCGCCATGTCGCCGGTGCCGGCGTCGAAGGCACGCTCGACGGGCGTCGCTACCGGCTGGGACGCCCGGCCTTCGTGGACGCCGTCGCCACCGACGAGGCCCTGGTGCTGTCCGACAGGCACGGCCCGCTCGCCCGCTTCGCGATCGACGAACGGCCGCGCGAGGGTGCCGCCACCCTGCTGCAGGGCCTGCGCGACGCCGGTGTCGGCTGCGGCATCCTCAGCGGGGACGCGCCCGGCCGCGTGGCGGCGATGGCGGCGCGGCTCGGCGTCGCCGACTGGCGCGCCGGTGCACAGCCGGCCGACAAGCTGGCGCACCTGGCCGGGCTGCGTGGCGAGGGACATGTCGTCGTGATGGTCGGCGACGGCGTCAACGACGCGCCGGTGCTGGCCGGCGCCGATGTCGCGGTCGCGGTGGGCGAGGGCGCTGCGCTGGCACAGGCCGCCAGCGGCATCCTGCTGCCGGCCGGCCGGCTCGATGCGCTGCTGGAAGCGCGCGCGATCGCGCGCTGCATGCTGCAGACGCTGCGCCGCAACCTCAACTGGGCGCTCGGCTACAACCTCTCGGTCGTGCCGCTGGCCGCGTTCGGTCTGGTGCCGCCGTGGCTGGCCGCGATCGGCATGTCGCTGAGCTCGGTCGTGGTGATCGTCCATTCGCTGCGCATCGGCCGTGCGCCGCGCGCGCCGGCTCCGGCCGCGAGTGCCGACGCGCTGCCGGCCGCGGCACGCGAGGCGACGGCATGA
- the ccoG gene encoding cytochrome c oxidase accessory protein CcoG: protein MNDRKLQISVVGSGPLYAKEPKVYPREIDGRFQRLRTAAVFWLLGMFYLFPWISIGGQQLVLFDLPARRFHVFGLTFWPQDFYLLTMLLVIAAVSLFFFTALAGRLWCGYACPQTVWTEVFLWIERWIEGDRNARIKLDKGPWNRAKLARKTAKQAAWIGFALWTGFTFVGFFTPIRELGGELVHWTLGGWEAFWIVFYGLATYGNAGFLREQVCKYMCPYARFQSAMFDRDTLVISYDTARGEPRGHRKRGANLRVVAASASASVPPAPALGDCIDCLACVQVCPTGIDIRDGLQIECIACAACIDACDAVMDKMQYPRGLIRYTTEQGLAGRRQRVVRPRTLVYAGILAALVGAFLWAVAARAPVIVEVLHDRNALFRTVGRGAVENSYSVKLVNKTDAPLALSVRAQTALPLRALGLPAATLAPGEVFSLPLTLRAEAGTVRGRNPIEVVVATADGTVLARGHSHFFAPESP from the coding sequence GTGAACGACCGCAAGCTCCAGATCAGCGTGGTCGGCAGCGGCCCGCTCTACGCAAAGGAGCCCAAGGTCTACCCGCGCGAGATCGACGGCCGTTTCCAGCGGCTGCGCACCGCGGCCGTGTTCTGGCTGCTCGGCATGTTCTACCTGTTCCCGTGGATCAGCATCGGCGGGCAGCAGCTGGTGCTGTTCGACCTGCCGGCGCGGCGCTTCCACGTGTTCGGGCTGACCTTCTGGCCGCAGGACTTCTACCTGCTGACGATGCTGCTGGTCATCGCCGCGGTGAGCCTGTTCTTCTTCACGGCACTGGCGGGCCGGCTGTGGTGCGGCTATGCCTGCCCGCAGACGGTCTGGACCGAGGTGTTCCTCTGGATCGAGCGCTGGATCGAGGGCGACCGCAACGCCCGCATCAAGCTCGACAAGGGGCCGTGGAATCGCGCCAAGCTGGCGCGCAAGACCGCCAAGCAGGCGGCCTGGATCGGCTTCGCGCTGTGGACCGGCTTCACCTTCGTCGGCTTCTTCACGCCGATCCGCGAGCTCGGCGGCGAGCTGGTGCACTGGACGCTGGGCGGCTGGGAGGCGTTCTGGATCGTCTTCTACGGCCTGGCCACCTACGGCAACGCCGGCTTCCTGCGCGAGCAGGTCTGCAAGTACATGTGCCCGTACGCGCGCTTCCAGAGCGCGATGTTCGACCGGGACACCCTGGTCATCAGCTACGACACGGCACGCGGCGAGCCGCGCGGCCACCGCAAGCGCGGCGCCAACCTGCGGGTCGTCGCTGCATCGGCATCGGCATCGGTGCCGCCGGCACCGGCGCTCGGCGACTGCATCGACTGCCTGGCCTGCGTGCAGGTCTGTCCGACCGGCATCGACATCCGCGACGGGCTGCAGATCGAGTGCATCGCCTGCGCGGCCTGCATCGACGCCTGCGACGCGGTCATGGACAAGATGCAGTACCCGCGCGGGCTGATCCGCTACACGACCGAGCAGGGCCTGGCGGGCCGGCGCCAGCGCGTGGTGCGGCCGCGGACCCTGGTCTATGCCGGCATCCTGGCGGCGCTGGTCGGTGCCTTCCTGTGGGCGGTCGCCGCGCGCGCGCCGGTGATCGTCGAGGTGCTGCACGACCGCAACGCGCTGTTCCGGACGGTCGGCCGCGGCGCCGTCGAGAACAGCTACTCGGTCAAGCTCGTCAACAAGACCGATGCGCCATTGGCGCTCAGCGTGCGCGCGCAGACGGCACTGCCGCTGCGCGCGCTCGGCCTGCCGGCGGCGACGCTGGCGCCCGGCGAGGTGTTCTCGCTGCCGCTGACCCTGCGCGCCGAGGCCGGCACGGTGCGGGGGCGCAACCCGATCGAGGTCGTGGTCGCCACCGCCGACGGCACGGTGCTGGCCCGCGGCCATTCCCATTTCTTCGCTCCGGAGTCGCCATGA
- the ccoP gene encoding cytochrome-c oxidase, cbb3-type subunit III: MSSGWSWYVIVLTVINIIGLVWLLLATARGGGSGPAAAEPVGHVWDGDIEELNNPLPRWWLWLFVLSVVFSIGYLVFYPGLGNFAGRLGWTSDGEVEHTLAATQAKLESLYAGFRDRPLAELARDPAATKVGRNVYANNCAACHGSDARGAKGYPNLVDADWLYGGEADTVLASVLHGRQGLMPPLAATLPGEGMDEVAHYVLSLSGQDHDRRLAALGKPKFETICAACHGVAGTGNTALGAPNLTDDVWLHGQGDLAAIREAITYGRSGVMPAWEPLIGTDRARLAAAWVLSQAESRPATPAPAPETAGASP; encoded by the coding sequence ATGAGCAGCGGCTGGAGCTGGTACGTCATCGTACTGACCGTCATCAACATCATCGGCCTGGTCTGGCTGCTGCTGGCGACCGCGCGTGGCGGCGGCAGCGGCCCGGCGGCCGCCGAGCCGGTGGGCCACGTCTGGGACGGCGACATCGAGGAGCTCAACAATCCGCTGCCGCGCTGGTGGCTGTGGCTGTTCGTGCTCAGCGTGGTGTTCAGCATCGGCTACCTGGTGTTCTACCCGGGCCTGGGCAACTTCGCCGGCCGGCTGGGCTGGACGTCCGATGGCGAGGTCGAGCACACGCTGGCGGCGACCCAGGCGAAGCTCGAGTCGCTGTATGCGGGCTTCCGCGACCGGCCGCTGGCCGAGCTGGCGCGCGATCCGGCCGCGACCAAGGTCGGCCGCAACGTCTACGCCAACAACTGCGCGGCGTGCCACGGCTCGGATGCGCGCGGTGCCAAGGGCTACCCGAACCTGGTGGACGCGGACTGGCTGTACGGTGGCGAGGCCGACACCGTGCTGGCCAGCGTGCTGCACGGTCGCCAGGGCCTGATGCCGCCGCTGGCAGCGACGCTGCCCGGCGAGGGCATGGACGAGGTGGCGCACTACGTGCTGTCGCTGTCCGGGCAGGACCATGACCGCCGGCTGGCCGCCCTCGGCAAGCCGAAGTTCGAGACGATCTGCGCGGCCTGCCACGGCGTTGCCGGCACCGGCAACACCGCGCTCGGCGCGCCCAACCTTACGGATGACGTCTGGCTGCACGGCCAGGGCGACCTCGCCGCGATCCGCGAGGCGATCACCTACGGACGCAGCGGCGTGATGCCGGCCTGGGAGCCGCTGATCGGTACCGACCGCGCCCGCCTGGCCGCTGCCTGGGTGCTGTCGCAGGCCGAGAGCCGGCCCGCGACGCCCGCGCCCGCTCCGGAGACCGCCGGCGCGTCGCCATGA
- a CDS encoding cbb3-type cytochrome oxidase subunit 3 yields MISGIFTALLLLAFLGIWAWAWSKGPRQGFGEAALLPLDEDGARTAPRETHR; encoded by the coding sequence ATGATTTCCGGAATCTTCACCGCACTGCTGCTGCTGGCGTTTCTCGGCATCTGGGCCTGGGCCTGGAGCAAGGGCCCGCGCCAGGGCTTCGGCGAGGCGGCGCTGCTGCCACTGGACGAGGACGGCGCACGCACCGCGCCGCGGGAGACGCACCGATGA
- the ccoO gene encoding cytochrome-c oxidase, cbb3-type subunit II, protein MKHELIEKNIGLMAVLVVLVIAIGGLVEIVPLMFQAQTIQPAPGVTPYAPLRLAGRDIYIREGCYGCHSQMVRTLASETLRYGPYSTAGESVYDRPFQWGSKRTGPDLARVGGRYSDDWHRVHLKNPRNVVPESNMPGYPWLSQALVDPDQIETKIKVLRLMGHPYSDADLQGARAAVTGQTELDAVVAYLQGLGVTPKEAAP, encoded by the coding sequence ATGAAACACGAACTGATCGAGAAGAACATCGGCCTGATGGCGGTGCTGGTGGTGCTGGTGATCGCCATCGGTGGCCTGGTCGAGATCGTGCCGCTGATGTTCCAGGCGCAGACGATCCAGCCGGCGCCGGGCGTCACGCCGTACGCGCCGCTGCGCCTGGCCGGCCGCGACATCTACATCCGCGAGGGCTGCTACGGCTGCCATTCGCAGATGGTGCGCACGCTGGCATCGGAAACGCTGCGCTACGGGCCGTACTCGACCGCCGGCGAGTCGGTCTACGACCGGCCGTTCCAGTGGGGCTCCAAGCGCACCGGCCCGGACCTGGCCCGCGTCGGCGGGCGCTACTCGGACGACTGGCACCGCGTGCACCTGAAGAACCCGCGCAACGTCGTGCCCGAATCGAACATGCCCGGCTACCCGTGGCTGTCGCAGGCACTGGTCGATCCGGACCAGATCGAGACCAAGATCAAGGTGCTCCGGCTGATGGGCCACCCGTACAGCGACGCCGATCTCCAGGGCGCCCGCGCGGCCGTCACCGGACAGACCGAGCTGGATGCGGTCGTCGCCTACCTGCAGGGACTGGGGGTCACACCGAAGGAGGCCGCGCCATGA
- the ccoN gene encoding cytochrome-c oxidase, cbb3-type subunit I yields MQSVETYNDTVVRQFTIATVVWGIVGMAVGLFIAAQLAWPALNFDVAWLSYGRLRPLHTNAVIFAFGGCGLFATAYYVVQRTCHVRLFCGWLAAFTFWGWQLVIVLAAVTLPLGLTQGKEYAELIWPIDVLIALVWIAYAVVFFGTIAKRRVKHIYVANWFFGAFILAVAVLHIVNSLAIPVSWTESYPVYAGAVDAMVQWWYGHNAVGFFLTAGFLGIMYYYVPKQAQRPVYSYRLSVVHFWALISVYMWAGPHHLHYTALPDWAQSLGMVFSLILLAPSWGGMINGMMTLSGAWHKLRTDPILKFMIVSLSFYGMSTFEGPMMSIKTVNALSHYTDWTIGHVHAGALGWVAFITIGAVYSMLPRLYGRERMHSIRAIDAHFWIATIGIVLYIAAMWIAGVMQGLMWRATNPDGTLTYTFIESVRQTYPYYVTRFVGGLMFLAGMVLMAWNVWRTVVPLREPPAIRVPAPAHA; encoded by the coding sequence ATGCAATCGGTTGAAACCTACAACGACACGGTCGTCCGCCAGTTCACGATCGCCACCGTGGTCTGGGGCATCGTCGGCATGGCGGTGGGCCTGTTCATCGCCGCCCAGCTCGCCTGGCCGGCGCTGAACTTCGACGTGGCCTGGCTCAGCTACGGGCGGCTGCGTCCGCTGCACACCAACGCGGTGATCTTCGCCTTCGGCGGCTGCGGCCTGTTCGCGACCGCCTACTACGTGGTCCAGCGCACCTGCCACGTACGCCTGTTCTGCGGCTGGCTGGCCGCCTTCACGTTCTGGGGCTGGCAGCTCGTCATCGTGCTGGCCGCGGTCACCCTGCCGCTCGGCCTCACGCAGGGCAAGGAATACGCCGAGCTGATCTGGCCGATCGACGTGCTGATCGCGCTGGTCTGGATCGCCTACGCGGTCGTCTTCTTCGGCACGATCGCCAAGCGCCGGGTCAAGCACATCTACGTCGCCAACTGGTTCTTCGGCGCCTTCATCCTGGCCGTGGCGGTGCTGCACATCGTCAACAGCCTGGCCATTCCGGTCAGCTGGACCGAGTCCTACCCGGTCTACGCCGGCGCGGTCGACGCGATGGTGCAGTGGTGGTACGGCCACAACGCGGTCGGCTTCTTCCTGACCGCCGGCTTCCTCGGGATCATGTACTACTACGTGCCCAAGCAGGCGCAGCGGCCGGTGTACTCCTACCGTCTGTCGGTGGTGCACTTCTGGGCGCTGATCTCGGTCTACATGTGGGCCGGCCCGCACCACCTGCACTACACGGCGCTGCCGGACTGGGCGCAGTCGCTGGGCATGGTGTTCTCGCTGATCCTGCTGGCCCCGAGCTGGGGCGGCATGATCAACGGCATGATGACGCTGTCGGGCGCGTGGCACAAACTGCGCACCGATCCGATCCTCAAGTTCATGATCGTCTCGCTGTCGTTCTACGGCATGTCGACCTTCGAAGGGCCGATGATGTCGATCAAGACGGTCAACGCGCTCTCGCACTACACCGACTGGACGATCGGCCACGTACACGCCGGCGCGCTCGGCTGGGTCGCCTTCATCACGATTGGTGCGGTCTACAGCATGCTGCCGCGGCTCTACGGGCGCGAGCGCATGCATTCGATCCGGGCGATCGACGCGCACTTCTGGATCGCCACCATCGGCATCGTCCTGTACATCGCCGCGATGTGGATCGCCGGCGTCATGCAGGGCCTGATGTGGCGCGCGACCAACCCCGACGGGACGCTGACCTATACGTTCATCGAGTCGGTGCGCCAGACCTATCCGTACTACGTCACCCGCTTCGTCGGCGGCCTGATGTTCCTGGCCGGCATGGTGCTGATGGCCTGGAACGTCTGGCGGACGGTCGTGCCGCTGCGCGAACCGCCGGCGATCCGCGTCCCCGCACCGGCGCACGCGTGA
- a CDS encoding ligand-binding sensor domain-containing diguanylate cyclase: MRYVLLMLWAVLLLAGRPALGLDPARAVDAYTVTGWTMDDGLPHNLILGIAQDAEGFIWVGTWEGAARFNGRSFTPLDGYTLPGIRLTGVRSIVRDHDDAMLFGTAQNGVFRYDGTHWEPLGDGAAATLRVTTLLRSGDDLWVGTEDSLYRLDRDLRLHAPPADSPLDGRHVFCVLPEADGGLLAGTDRGLFRLPGARVTSAERVAGLPLAPVRQLVRATDGAVYAGGDSGAWRLAPGVAAERLVDARVETLVEGDDGALWLSTAASGVLRLYRGRTERIDPRVSLVNRGTAALMQDREGLLWVGTATGLFRIADGPARGLGDRYVRAVLQAADGTVWVGDADGLARWREGRIERVRLGDAAPVSVLALAPASDGGLWVGTYDQGVVHRRGEAAATTLPDRIDRSHGLPSNHVRTILEDDDGSVWIGTTGGLTHWRGGEIRTYRVADGLPADFVRVLHKAADGTLWIGTSAGIAARRADGRLDSWRARETFPATGSFDFLDDADGGVWIASDAGLLRLRDGRFTVYDHTRGLPRDTVFRVLDDGRGHLWLSSNHGIFRIARSTFADLDAGRIAQLPVEVIDRTDGMPSSQANGGSTPAGGLMDDGTLWFPTAAGVAVIDPALLGTSPDAAVPVAFERLTADGTEIPLQAAPAFDARTRRIAIGYAGLRFRAPDDIRYRYRMTGFDAGWVDAGKDTEAVYTNLPPGRFVFEVQAARAPADWAAIADAPGARMAIQVAAPFWRSAWFVALVVLAGAVLVDGLYRLRSAALHRRQARLSQLVEERTAELSAKNAALEQANREREDLLERLAHQALHDPLTGLPNRRAGDAFLARTIERAAGSGEPFCIGLLDVDRFKRINDEYGHDAGDAVLRQVAALLVEHLGADGFAARHGGEEFLIALVGCSPAAALHSVESLRERIAQSPLEGSGGRTLRCTASIGLAQWEPSLGARQLLALADRRLYRAKQRGRNRVVADEREDDGPGAGPDARRGEVRP; this comes from the coding sequence ATGCGCTACGTTCTCCTGATGCTCTGGGCCGTGCTGCTGCTCGCCGGCCGGCCGGCCCTGGGGCTGGACCCGGCACGGGCGGTCGACGCCTACACCGTCACCGGCTGGACGATGGACGACGGGCTGCCGCACAACCTGATCCTCGGCATCGCCCAGGACGCCGAGGGCTTCATCTGGGTCGGCACCTGGGAAGGCGCGGCCCGCTTCAACGGGCGCAGCTTCACCCCGCTCGACGGCTACACCCTGCCCGGGATCCGCCTGACCGGCGTGCGCAGCATCGTGCGCGACCACGACGACGCGATGCTGTTCGGCACCGCGCAGAACGGGGTGTTCCGCTACGACGGCACGCACTGGGAGCCGCTCGGCGACGGCGCGGCGGCCACCCTGCGCGTCACCACCCTGCTGCGCAGCGGCGACGACCTGTGGGTCGGCACCGAGGACTCCCTGTACCGCCTCGACCGCGACCTGCGCCTGCATGCGCCGCCCGCCGACTCGCCGCTCGACGGCCGGCACGTGTTCTGCGTGCTGCCAGAGGCGGACGGCGGCCTGCTCGCCGGCACCGACCGCGGGCTGTTCCGCCTGCCGGGCGCCCGCGTCACATCGGCCGAGCGCGTCGCCGGGCTGCCGCTGGCGCCGGTACGCCAGCTGGTCCGGGCCACGGACGGCGCGGTCTACGCCGGCGGTGACAGCGGCGCCTGGCGGCTGGCTCCCGGCGTGGCGGCCGAGCGCCTGGTCGATGCGCGCGTGGAAACGCTGGTGGAGGGCGACGACGGTGCGCTCTGGCTGTCGACGGCCGCCAGCGGCGTGCTGCGGCTGTACCGTGGACGCACCGAGCGCATCGATCCGCGTGTTTCGCTGGTCAATCGCGGCACCGCCGCCCTGATGCAGGACCGCGAAGGCCTGCTCTGGGTCGGCACCGCGACCGGCCTGTTCCGGATCGCCGACGGACCGGCGCGCGGGCTCGGCGACCGCTACGTCCGCGCGGTGCTGCAGGCCGCCGACGGGACGGTGTGGGTCGGCGACGCCGATGGGCTGGCGCGCTGGCGGGAGGGCCGGATCGAGCGGGTCCGGCTCGGCGATGCGGCGCCCGTCTCGGTGCTGGCCCTGGCACCGGCGAGCGATGGCGGCCTGTGGGTCGGCACCTACGACCAGGGCGTCGTGCACCGCCGCGGCGAGGCCGCCGCCACGACGCTGCCGGACCGGATCGACCGCTCGCACGGCCTGCCGTCCAACCACGTCCGCACGATCCTCGAAGACGACGACGGCAGCGTGTGGATCGGCACGACCGGCGGGCTCACGCACTGGCGCGGCGGCGAGATCCGCACCTACCGCGTCGCCGACGGCCTGCCGGCCGACTTCGTGCGCGTGCTGCACAAGGCAGCCGACGGGACGCTGTGGATCGGCACCTCGGCCGGCATCGCCGCGCGCCGCGCCGACGGCCGGCTGGACAGCTGGCGCGCGCGCGAGACCTTCCCCGCCACCGGCAGCTTCGATTTCCTCGACGACGCCGACGGCGGCGTGTGGATCGCCAGCGACGCCGGCCTGCTGCGCCTGCGCGACGGGCGCTTCACGGTCTACGACCATACGCGCGGGCTGCCGCGCGACACCGTGTTCCGGGTGCTCGACGATGGCCGCGGCCACCTGTGGCTGTCGAGCAACCACGGCATCTTCCGCATCGCGCGCAGCACCTTCGCCGACCTCGACGCCGGCCGCATCGCGCAGTTGCCGGTCGAGGTGATCGACCGCACCGACGGCATGCCCAGCAGCCAGGCCAACGGCGGCAGCACGCCGGCCGGCGGCCTGATGGACGACGGCACACTCTGGTTCCCGACCGCCGCCGGCGTCGCCGTGATCGATCCGGCCCTGCTCGGCACCTCGCCCGACGCCGCCGTGCCGGTCGCGTTCGAGCGCCTGACGGCGGACGGCACGGAGATCCCGCTGCAGGCGGCGCCGGCCTTCGACGCGCGCACGCGGCGCATCGCGATCGGCTATGCCGGCCTGCGCTTCCGGGCGCCGGACGACATCCGCTACCGGTACCGCATGACCGGCTTCGACGCCGGCTGGGTCGACGCCGGGAAGGACACCGAGGCGGTCTACACCAACCTGCCGCCCGGCCGGTTCGTGTTCGAGGTCCAGGCCGCCCGCGCGCCGGCCGACTGGGCCGCGATCGCGGACGCGCCCGGCGCCCGCATGGCGATCCAGGTCGCCGCGCCGTTCTGGCGCAGCGCCTGGTTCGTCGCGCTCGTGGTGCTGGCCGGCGCCGTGCTGGTCGACGGGCTCTACCGGCTGCGCTCGGCCGCCCTGCACCGGCGCCAGGCCCGGCTCAGCCAGCTCGTCGAGGAGCGGACGGCCGAGCTGAGCGCGAAGAACGCCGCGCTCGAACAGGCCAATCGCGAGCGCGAAGACCTGCTCGAGCGGCTGGCCCACCAGGCCCTGCACGATCCGCTGACCGGCCTGCCCAACCGCCGGGCCGGCGATGCCTTCCTGGCCCGCACGATCGAGCGCGCCGCCGGCAGCGGCGAACCCTTCTGCATCGGCCTGCTCGACGTCGATCGCTTCAAGCGCATCAACGACGAGTACGGCCACGACGCGGGCGACGCGGTGCTGCGCCAGGTCGCCGCCCTGCTGGTCGAGCACCTGGGCGCGGACGGCTTCGCGGCGCGCCACGGCGGCGAGGAGTTCCTGATCGCGCTGGTCGGCTGCTCGCCGGCGGCGGCGCTGCACAGCGTCGAGTCGCTGCGCGAGCGGATCGCGCAGTCACCGCTGGAGGGCTCCGGTGGCCGGACGCTGCGCTGCACGGCCAGCATCGGCCTGGCCCAGTGGGAGCCATCGCTGGGCGCGCGCCAGTTGCTGGCGCTGGCCGACCGCCGGCTCTACCGGGCCAAGCAGCGTGGCCGCAACCGGGTCGTCGCCGACGAGCGCGAGGACGACGGTCCTGGTGCCGGCCCGGACGCGCGTCGCGGCGAAGTTCGCCCCTAG